A segment of the Streptomyces sp. P9-A2 genome:
GCACACGGTCTGCCAGGAAGCCGGCTGCCCGAACATCTACGAGTGCTGGGAGGACCGCGAGGCGACCTTCCTCATCGGCGGCGACCAGTGCACCCGGCGCTGTGACTTCTGCCAGATCGACACCGGCAAGCCTGAGGCCCTCGACCGGGACGAACCGCGCCGCGTGGGCGAGTCCGTGGTCACCATGGACCTGAACTACGCCACCATCACCGGCGTCGCCCGCGACGACCTGGAGGACGGCGGCGCCTGGCTGTACGCCGAGACCGTGCGCCAGATCCACGCGCAGACCGCCGAGCGCGCGGACGGCCGCACCAAGGTCGAGCTGCTGGCCCCCGACTTCAACGCGGTCCCCGAGCAGCTGGCTGAGGTCTTCTCCTCCCGCCCCGAGGTGTTCGCGCACAACGTCGAGACCGTGCCCCGCATCTTCAAGCGGATCCGCCCCGGCTTCCGTTACGACCGCTCCCTGGAGGTCATCACCGCCGCCCGGGACTACGGCCTGGTCACCAAGTCGAACCTGATCCTCGGCATGGGCGAGACCCGCGAGGAGGTCGGCGAGGCGCTCCGGCAGCTGCACGACGCCGGCTGTGAGCTCGTCACCATCACGCAGTACCTGCGTCCGTCGGTGCGCCACCACCCCGTCGACCGCTGGGTGAAGCCGCACGAGTTCGTGGAGCTGAAGGAGGAGGCCGAGCAGATCGGCTTCTCCGGTGTGATGTCCGGCCCGCTGGTCCGCTCCTCGTACCGCGCCGGCCGCCTGTATCAGATGGCGGTCGAGAAGCGCGGTACGTACGTCGCGGCGCAGGCCGTCTGACGCCACGTCCCCGCCCGTTCCAGCACCGGGTGAGGCATCCGTGTGAACTCACGCACAAGATACTACTGACCAGTAATGGCCGAGAAGAAGCGGCCCCGGCCGTCCTCGCAGATGAGGGCGTACGCCGGGGCCGCGTCGGCTTCCGCGGGGCTCGAACCTCGGCTTCATCTCCGTTTGACCGAGGGGTCACGCCCTGGTAACACCAATCAGTGACCCTGGAATCACACCACGTACTCCCATACCCGAAGACGTTTCGAGGGGGGACCTCCACCATGCAGGCCGCGCCCGTCCGCGCCACCGCCATTCCGTCCTTCGGCACCGCCCTGCGCGCTGTCGAGTCACTTCTGATGAGCGGCGGTCAGCGCACCGCCCGCCGTAACGCCTGGACCTCCGTGCTGGAGGACCGCCGTCGCGCCAAGGACCGGGTCGAGGCACAGCGCGTACTCGACCGGTCCCCGACCGTCACCAGCCTCTGATCCCTCTCCCCGCTTCCCGGACTCCGCCTGTCCCCACCAGGTTCCGCCCCGATGCCGGTTCCGCGCCCACTCCCCGCGCGGTGCCCGGCCTCCGCCCGGCCCCTCACGGACACTGCCGTCGTCCTCGCTCCAGAGGGCACGTAGACTTCGTGGCATGGCGAGGAAGGAAACCGCAGCGGACGCTGCGAACCCCGGGCGACTGAAGCAGATCGCTCTGACCTACAAGATGACCCGCAGGGCCGACAAAAAGATCGGTCTTGTACTCGCAGCTGTCGGAATTGTCACCTTCGGTGTCTTCCTCGCGATCGGTTTCTTGATCGGTCACCCCATCTATCTCGGCATCCTGGGCTTCCTGCTCGCCTTCCTCGCGACGGCGATCATTTTCGGGCGCAGGGCCGAGCGAGCGGCCTTCGGGCAGATGGAGGGACAGCCGGGCGCTGCCGCGGCCGTACTGGACAACGTCGGCCGGGGCTGGACCACCACCCCCGCCGTGGCGATGAACCGCAATCAGGACGTGGTGCACCGCGCGGTCGGCAAGGCCGGCATCGTACTGATCGCCGAGGGCAACCCGAACCGGGTGAAGAGCCTGCTCGCCGCCGAGAAGAAGCGGATGAACCGCATCGTCGCGGACGTGCCGGTGCACGACATGATCGTGGGCACGGGTGAGGGGCAGGTCGAGCTGAAGAAGCTGCGCACGACCATGCTCAAGCTGCCCCGTGTCCTCACGGGCCCGCAGGTCACCGCGACCAACGACCGGCTGCGCGCGCTGGGCGACCTGATGAGCAACATGCCCCTCCCGAAGGGCCCGATGCCCAAGGGTATGAAGCTCCCCAAGGGCGGCCCGAAGGCCCGCTGAGGCCCCGTATACGACGCTTGCACGAGGAGGGGGCGCCCGGAATGACTCCGGGCGCCCCCTCCTCGCCGTACCGGCTTCGTCGTACCGGCATCCTCGGCGTCAGGCCCGCACCTCGACCGTGCGGGCGAGCCGGTCGTGCAGACCGCGGCCGTCGCGGTCCCAGATCAGGGCGGGGACGGCCAGGCAGAGCAGCGCCGAGCGGACCAGGCCGCGCACCGGCTGGACCCGGCCGCTTCCCAGGGCGACGACGCGCAGACCGAAGAGGCGCTTTCCGGGAGTGAACCCGACCGTGCCGACGGTGAGGACGCTCAGCGCGAAGAACAGCAGAAGCGCCCAGTTGCCGGTGCTCTGCCCGTAGCCGTCGGTGATGAGGCCGTATGCGATCAGGACGCACAGCGCCCAGTCGACGGCCAGGGCGCCGATCCTGCGCCCCGGAGGGGCGATGGAGCCCGGTCCGTCCTCCGGAAGCCCCAGCTGCTCGCCCCGGTATCCGAACTCGGCGCCGGCCTCTTCGAGGGCCGCGCGCGGCCCGGAGAGCCACGATCCGATTGCCTGCCTGTTGTCCACCCGACCACGGTACTGCGCCCGTGCACGACCGGCGGAGGGTGGGGTGGACCGGGGAAGGCCCGGGGACCGGGGCCGGGCCGGGGCCGGGCCAGGGCCGGGAAGAACGACGATGCGACGGCGAGACCCGACCGGACTACCGTGAGAGATGAGCCGGTTAACTTGTGCGAAACAAATGGGTCACGCACGAGAAATCACCCCTGCCTAGGGTCGAGTGCAGCGTGGGCCGCCCGCACTGGCCGCACGAACGATCTACCACCCCGGCGGGACGGTCGGGAGTAGGAGGAGCTGGATGTTCCAGAACGCCGACGAGGCCAAGAAGTTCATCGCGGACGAGGACGTCAAATTCGTCGACGTCCGGTTCTGCGACCTCCCGGGCGTGATGCAGCACTTCACGGTGCCTGCTGAGGCGTTCGACCCCGATGAGGAACTGGCCTTCGACGGATCCTCGATCCGCGGCTTCCAGGCCATCCACGAGTCCGACATGGCGCTGCGCGCGGACCTCACGACCTCCAGGGTCGACCCGTTCCGCCGTGACAAGACGCTGAACATCAACTTCTTCATCCACGACCCGATCACGGGCGAGCAGTACTCCCGCGACCCGCGCAACGTCGCCAAGAAGGCCGAGGCCTACCTCACCTCCACCGGCATCGCGGACACCGCCTTCTTCGGCCCCGAGGCCGAGTTCTACGTCTTCGACAGCGTGCGCTTCAACACCTCGGCGAACGAGTCCTTCTACCACATCGACTCCGAGGCGGGCGCCTGGAACACCGGTGCGGTGGAGGACAACCGCGGTTACAAGGTCCGCTACAAGGGCGGCTACTTCCCGGTCCCGCCGGTCGACCACTTCGCCGACCTGCGCGCCGAGATCTCCCTGGAGCTGGACCGGTCCGGCCTGAAGGTCGAGCGCCAGCACCACGAGGTGGGCACGGCCGGCCAGGCCGAGATCAACTACAAGTTCAACACCCTGCTCGCGGCCGCCGACGACCTGCAGCTCTTCAAGTACATCGTGAAGAACGTCGCCTGGCGCAACGGCAAGACCGCGACCTTCATGCCGAAGCCGATCTTCGGCGACAACGGCTCGGGCATGCACGTCCACCAGTCGCTGTGGACGGGCGGCACCCCGCTGTTCTACGACGAGCAGGGCTACGCCGGCCTGTCGGACATGGCCCGCTACTACATCGGCGGCATCCTCCGGCACGCCCCGTCGCTGCTGGCCTTCACCAACCCGACGGTGAACTCGTACCACCGCCTGGTGCCGGGCTTCGAGGCCCCGGTGAACCTGGTGTACTCGCAGCGCAACCGTTCCGCCGCGATGCGCATCCCGATCACCGGCTCGAACCCGAAGGCCAAGCGCGTCGAGTTCCGCGCCCCGGACGCCTCCGGCAACCCGTACCTGGCGTTCTCGGCGCTGCTGCTCGCCGGCCTGGACGGCATCAAGAACAAGATCGAGCCGGCCGAGCCGATCGACAAGGACCTCTACGAGCTGGCCCCCGAGGAGCACGCCAACGTGGCGCAGGTCCCGACCTCGCTCGGCGCCGTCCTCGACCGCCTCGAGGCCGACCACGAGTTCCTCCTCCAGGGCGACGTCTTCACGCCGGACCTGATCGAGACGTGGATCGACCTCAAGCGCACCACCGAGATCGCCCCGCTGGCCCTGCGCCCGCACCCGCACGAGTTCGAGCTGTACTTCGACGTGTAGGAGGCAGGCCGGGTGTGCCCTGGGCTTGAAGCCCTGGCAACAGGCTGTGACCTGCGAAAGTCCGTCACCGCTTGTCTTCCGCCCCCTGGGCGCCGAGTGCGCACCGTCCCCTGACGTGATGCCAGATATCAGAACGCGGCGAGGGCCGCTCCCCCATGGTCGGGGGGAGCGGCCCTCGCCAGTCCTGACGGTCAGGCAGGACGGTGCTACCGGCGCGGTACCGTGCGATTCTGGGGCCGACCCCGCCAACCCGCCCCTGACCGGCTGATCGGTACCTCCCGCGCAGTGCGGTGGTGCTTCGGGAAGGGGGACGAACGCGATCTCTTGCACTGAGCCGCATCGTCCTCGTTGACGTCCACGTTCGGCGGGGAGAACCCTACGCCGCGGTGAGCGTCGGGCACGAGCTGCTCGGTACGAGCCCAACGCTGGGGTCGGTCCGTGTCGTGCACCGACTTGACGATCTGCGTCGTCTGCTGGAGTCCCATCAG
Coding sequences within it:
- the lipA gene encoding lipoyl synthase → MSAVAPDGRKMLRLEVRNSQTPIERKPEWIKTRAKMGPEYTKMQNLVKSEGLHTVCQEAGCPNIYECWEDREATFLIGGDQCTRRCDFCQIDTGKPEALDRDEPRRVGESVVTMDLNYATITGVARDDLEDGGAWLYAETVRQIHAQTAERADGRTKVELLAPDFNAVPEQLAEVFSSRPEVFAHNVETVPRIFKRIRPGFRYDRSLEVITAARDYGLVTKSNLILGMGETREEVGEALRQLHDAGCELVTITQYLRPSVRHHPVDRWVKPHEFVELKEEAEQIGFSGVMSGPLVRSSYRAGRLYQMAVEKRGTYVAAQAV
- a CDS encoding SCO2195 family GlnR-regulated protein, giving the protein MQAAPVRATAIPSFGTALRAVESLLMSGGQRTARRNAWTSVLEDRRRAKDRVEAQRVLDRSPTVTSL
- a CDS encoding DUF4191 domain-containing protein — protein: MARKETAADAANPGRLKQIALTYKMTRRADKKIGLVLAAVGIVTFGVFLAIGFLIGHPIYLGILGFLLAFLATAIIFGRRAERAAFGQMEGQPGAAAAVLDNVGRGWTTTPAVAMNRNQDVVHRAVGKAGIVLIAEGNPNRVKSLLAAEKKRMNRIVADVPVHDMIVGTGEGQVELKKLRTTMLKLPRVLTGPQVTATNDRLRALGDLMSNMPLPKGPMPKGMKLPKGGPKAR
- a CDS encoding RDD family protein, with amino-acid sequence MDNRQAIGSWLSGPRAALEEAGAEFGYRGEQLGLPEDGPGSIAPPGRRIGALAVDWALCVLIAYGLITDGYGQSTGNWALLLFFALSVLTVGTVGFTPGKRLFGLRVVALGSGRVQPVRGLVRSALLCLAVPALIWDRDGRGLHDRLARTVEVRA
- the glnA gene encoding type I glutamate--ammonia ligase, whose product is MFQNADEAKKFIADEDVKFVDVRFCDLPGVMQHFTVPAEAFDPDEELAFDGSSIRGFQAIHESDMALRADLTTSRVDPFRRDKTLNINFFIHDPITGEQYSRDPRNVAKKAEAYLTSTGIADTAFFGPEAEFYVFDSVRFNTSANESFYHIDSEAGAWNTGAVEDNRGYKVRYKGGYFPVPPVDHFADLRAEISLELDRSGLKVERQHHEVGTAGQAEINYKFNTLLAAADDLQLFKYIVKNVAWRNGKTATFMPKPIFGDNGSGMHVHQSLWTGGTPLFYDEQGYAGLSDMARYYIGGILRHAPSLLAFTNPTVNSYHRLVPGFEAPVNLVYSQRNRSAAMRIPITGSNPKAKRVEFRAPDASGNPYLAFSALLLAGLDGIKNKIEPAEPIDKDLYELAPEEHANVAQVPTSLGAVLDRLEADHEFLLQGDVFTPDLIETWIDLKRTTEIAPLALRPHPHEFELYFDV